A window of Apium graveolens cultivar Ventura chromosome 8, ASM990537v1, whole genome shotgun sequence contains these coding sequences:
- the LOC141678729 gene encoding putative sulfate transporter 3.4, with product MSSDHALMNQTMEIHTVGLPPKRSTFCKLKHKLSEIFFSDDPLHRFKNQSISRKWILGFQYMLPILQWLPCYTLEHLRSDLIAGFTIASLSIPQGISYAKLAYLPPILGLYSSFVPPLIYTALGSSRHLGVGPVSIASLVMGSMLSETVSPTDEPLLYLHLALTATFFAGLFQTCLGLFRLGFIIDYLSKATLVGFMAGAAVIVSMQQLKGLLGIVHFSGKTQIIPVVSSVFHERREWSWQTIVMGFSFLLFLLTARLTGLKKPKLFWISAAAPLTSVAISTLFVFIFKTDVSEISQIGTLPRGLNPSTISKLYFHGPHLGLAIKTGLITGILSLTEGIAVGRTFATLQNYQIDGNKEMIAIGLMNMAGSCSSCYITTGSFSRSAVNYNAGAKTAMSNIVMSSAVLVALLYLMPLFYYTPNVVLAAIIITAVIGLIDYNAAMRLYRIDKLDFLACLSSFFGVLFLSVQMGLTIAIGVSVFKIMLQVTRPNTNILGNIPGTQLYQCLSHYEKAQRVPSFLILGIGSPIYFANSTYLQERILRWVREEEERIQSKITTTLRCIILDMTAVTAIDTSGIDALRELQTTLSKKSLQLVLVNPVGDVIEKLDKSEILDEFRSNGLYLTVGEAIADISLTWKL from the exons ATGTCTAGTGATCATGCATTGATGAATCAAACTATGGAAATTCATACAGTTGGTTTGCCTCCAAAAAGAAGCACCTTTTGTAAGCTCAAACACAAATTGTCTGAGATTTTTTTCTCAGATGATCCCTTGCACAGATTTAAGAACCAGTCGATTTCACGGAAATGGATTCTTGGTTTTCAGTACATGTTGCCTATTCTTCAATGGCTGCCTTGTTATACTTTAGAACACCTGAGATCTGATCTTATTGCTGGCTTCACTATCGCAAGTTTATCGATTCCACAG GGAATCAGTTATGCGAAGCTTGCTTATCTACCTCCAATACTTGGATTGT ATTCGAGTTTTGTGCCTCCTCTGATATACACAGCATTGGGTAGTTCCCGGCATCTTGGAGTAGGTCCGGTGTCAATAGCATCATTGGTAATGGGATCCATGCTCAGTGAAACAGTTTCTCCTACAGATGAACCTCTTCTTTATCTCCACCTTGCTCTCACTGCTACCTTCTTTGCTGGTTTATTCCAAACTTGTTTAGGCCTTTTCAG GTTAGGGTTTATAATAGATTATCTATCAAAGGCAACATTGGTTGGTTTCATGGCTGGAGCAGCAGTCATTGTCTCCATGCAGCAGCTTAAAGGCTTGCTGGGAATTGTTCATTTTTCTGGGAAAACGCAGATCATCCCTGTCGTGTCCTCTGTTTTTCACGAGAGACGAGAA TGGAGTTGGCAGACCATTGTTATGGGCTTCAGTTTCTTACTTTTCTTGCTAACAGCAAGATTAACT GGTTTGAAGAAACCAAAGCTGTTCTGGATTTCAGCAGCCGCTCCATTAACATCTGTCGCCATTTCAACTCTTTTTGTGTTCATATTTAAAACAGATGTTAGTGAAATATCACAA ATTGGTACATTGCCACGGGGTCTTAACCCATCAACAATAAGTAAACTATATTTCCATGGTCCTCATTTAGGCCTTGCCATCAAAACAGGCCTGATTACAGGAATTTTATCACTTACA GAAGGAATTGCAGTTGGAAGAACATTTGCTACACTACAAAATTATCAGATTGATGGCAACAAAGAAATGATAGCAATTGGGCTAATGAACATGGCTGGTTCGTGTTCTTCGTGTTATATCACCACAG GATCATTCTCTCGGTCTGCTGTAAATTACAATGCTGGTGCAAAGACAGCAATGTCAAACATAGTGATGTCCTCTGCAGTGCTTGTGGCTCTTCTATACCTAATGCCACTGTTTTATTACACACCTAATGTTGTCTTAGCAGCCATAATCATAACCGCTGTCATTGGACTGATAGACTACAATGCTGCAATGCGGTTGTACAGAATCGACAAGCTTGATTTCCTGGCTTGTTTATCTTCATTTTTTGGAGTTCTGTTTCTCTCAGTCCAGATGGGACTAACCATTGCA ATCGGTGTatcagttttcaaaataatgttacAAGTAACAAGGCCAAATACAAATATCCTTGGGAATATCCCAGGAACTCAATTATACCAGTGTCTTTCTCATTACGAGAAGGCTCAGAGAGTTCCGTCTTTCCTGATACTAGGCATCGGATCTCCTATCTACTTTGCTAATTCAACCTATCTACAAGAAAG AATATTGAGATGGGTCAGGGAGGAAGAAGAGAGGATTCAATCAAAGATCACGACTACCTTGAGATGCATAATTTTGGATATGACAG CTGTGACAGCAATAGATACCAGTGGCATCGATGCTCTACGAGAACTACAAACTACACTAAGTAAAAAATCACTTCAG CTTGTTTTGGTTAATCCTGTCGGAGATGTAATTGAGAAGCTCGACAAGTCTGAAATTCTCGATGAATTCAGATCAAACGGGCTGTATTTGACAGTAGGAGAAGCCATTGCTGATATATCCCTAACATGGAAACTTTAG
- the LOC141677743 gene encoding uncharacterized protein LOC141677743, producing MAMYMRVVKGILTQFDEWYAEHVPRKENTTADALSQFASSEIENYPRSIYFQVLKTPTIHVINLIAPVGMTSCWIDPIKTHLETGWLPDDAYEARKLSVRALRYSLIEVLLYKRSFVIPYLKFLRSIKVDEALKEAHEGICGQHLGGRALSHKITRLGFYWPTMLEDTKTYVKKCDSQDNHQGNCPIFWENVLCRFGIPRILVTDNGRQFDNEEFRGYCDDNSIELRFTSVAHPQANRQAEVANRIILDGLKKKVEHSRNTRADELLPILWAYHTTYKLTTEAIPFMLADGAGVVVPLEITHGFPRIEAYEPETNEEGMRLALDLIDEVRDEVNARNAEH from the exons ATGGCCATGTACATGAGAGTCGTAAAGGGAATACTGactcagtttgatgaatggtacGCAGAACATGTTCCGAGAAAGGAGAACACTACGGCGGATGCCTTGTCCCAGTTTGCCTCGTCTGAAATCGAGAACTATCCGAGAAGTATCTACTTCCAGGTCCTAAAGACCCCTACTATTCATGTCATAAATCTGATAGCACCGGTTGGTATGACAAGCTGTTGGATAGACCCGATAAAGACCCATTTAGAGACTGGGTGGCTCCCCGATGATGCCTATGAGGCACGCAAGCTGTCGGTGAGAGCCTTGAGATATTCATTGATTGAAGTCCTCCTCTATAAAAGGTCCTTTGTAATTCCATACCTGAAGTTCTTGAGATCTATTAAAGTAGATGAGGCGCTTAAAGAAGCCCATGAAGGgatttgtgggcaacacttggggggcagggccctcTCTCATAAAATAACTCGATTAGGATTCTACTGGCCAACTATGCTAGAAGATACAAAGACttatgtgaagaaatgtgacaG ccaagataaccaccaaggAAATTGCCCAATCTTCTGGGAGAATGTGTTATGCCGATTTGGGATCCCACGCATTCTTGTCACGGATAATGGGCGACAATTTGATAATGAAGAATTCAGAGGGTACTGCGATGATAACAGCATAGAACTTCGCTTCACCTCAGTTGCTCACCCACAAGCAAACAGGCAGGCGGAAGTCgctaacagaatcatccttgatggacttaagaaaaAGGTTGAACATTCAAGGAACACTCGGGCAGATGAGTTGCTGCCAATACTATGGGCATATCATACCACCTACAAATTGACTACCGAAGCTATCCCGTTTATGTTGGCTGACGGAGCTGGGGTCGTGGTGCCCCTCGAGATCACTCATGGATTCCCTAGGATCGAAGCTTATGAGCCAGAGACCAACGAAGAAGGCATGAGGCTTGCTCTGGATCTCATTGACGAGGTCAGAGATGAGGTCAACGCCCGCAATGCAGAGCACTaa
- the LOC141677745 gene encoding uncharacterized protein LOC141677745 produces the protein MTLEFGDPVLEGLKFPQDDPLVITPVIGNCPVMRVVEDNRASVDILFYDTFKRMGYNDSQLTQSDAPIYGFNHVECKVEGVIQLFVTIGEEPREAMQMLNFQVVKAASTYNAIMGRTWIHAFKAVPSTYHMVLKFPTSNGVVEAKGDQKMARSCYVVALRPDGTGGQVLPSP, from the coding sequence ATGACGCTTGAATTTGGTGACCCAGTtcttgaaggtttgaaatttcctcaggATGATCCTCTAGTTATCACTCCGGTAATTGGAAATTGTCCTGTTATGAGGGTCGTGGAGGACAATAGAGCTTCCGTGGATATTCTTTTTTATGATACATTCAAAAGGATGGGCtacaatgattctcaactaactcAATCTGACGCACCCATCTACGGGTTTAACCATGTGGAATGCAAAGTCGAAGGAGTAATACAACTTTTCGTGACTATCGGGGAAGAGCCCAGGGAGGCCATGCAGATGTTGAACTTTCAGGTTGTTAAGGCAGCCTCTACTTACAATGCCATCATGGGTAGAACATGGATCCATGCGTTTAAGGCCGTTCCCTCAACCTACCACATGGTACTGAAATTTCCAACTAGTAATGGTGTTGTAGAAGCGAAAGGAGATCAGAAAATGGCCCGCAGTTGCTATGTTGTAGCACTTAGGCCCGATGGAACCGGGGGGCAGGTCCTTCCCTCCCCGTAA
- the LOC141677749 gene encoding uncharacterized protein LOC141677749, which produces MDGENQNNNENQGNNDEGGNVFDQLAETLAVLVNQQPKPNIVSQFKRLNPPTFDGATDPAIVEMWIQEMEKAFGLLGSNEEQKVTLAVYQLQGSAYDWWLMEKRKNETTNLKENHEPYTWAKFKKALEDKYFPRTVRLQKERDFIRLQQGGRTVIEYEAEFAKLAKYASTLVADESSRARRLEEGLRSDIRNSVASFELQTYEAVLNKALVIERGLAESEKASGSWNKRRFTQTSGQSFQGGPLKKPHVYDNIGGQGDRETCTRCGKNHPDKVCHWNTGACFHCGEVGHKISNCPHNPPPPPRKEADNKMGKGRVFQLTGNDNYRN; this is translated from the coding sequence ATGGATGGAGAAAATCAGAACAACAATGAAAATCAGGGCAATAATGATGAAGGAGGAAACGTCTTTGACCAGCTGGCTGAAACTCTAGCTGTACTTGTGAATCAGCAACCGAAGCCCAACATCGTCTCTCAATTCAAGCGTTTGAACCCGCCAACTTTTGATGGAGCTACAGACCCGGCTATCGTTGAGATGTGGATCcaagagatggaaaaagctttcGGACTTCTGGGGAGCAATGAGGAACAGAAGGTGACCTTAGCTGTGTACCAATTGCAAGGAAGCGCTTACGACTGGTGGCTTATGGAAAAGAGGAAGAATGAGACGACAAATCTTAAAGAAAATCATGAACCGTACACTTGGGCAAAGTTCAAGAAGGCTTTAGAGGACAAGTACTTTCCGAGAACAGTTCGTCTGCAGAAAGAGAGGGACTTCATTCGACTTCAACAAGGTGGAAGAACCGTCATTGAATACGAAGCAGAATTTGCAAAGCTTGCGAAGTACGCGTCGACCCTAGTAGCAGATGAGAGCAGTCGAGCACGAAGATTAGAGGAGGGACTTCGAAGTGACATCAGGAATTCAGTGGCGTCGTTTGAACTTCAGACGTACGAGGCTGTCCTCAACAAGGCGTTAGTGATCGAAAGGGGCTTGGCAGAATCTGAAAAGGCGTCTGGCAGTTGGAATAAGAGGCGGTTCACTCAAACTAGTGGGCAATCTTTTCAAGGGGGACCACTCAAGAAGCCACACGTGTACGATAACATCGGGGGTCAAGGTGATCGAGAGACGTGTACCAGGTGCGGCAAGAATCATCCGGACAAAGTCTGTCATTGGAATACAGGTGCTTGTTTTCATTGCGGAGAAGTAGGACATAAGATTTCGAATTGTCCGCACAATCCGCCACCGCCACCAAGGAAGGAAGCAGATAACAAGATGGGCAAAGGACGTGTGTTTCAGCTGACAGGAAATGACAACTATCGCAATTAA
- the LOC141679157 gene encoding uncharacterized protein LOC141679157, translating into MAQIRKYKHGGEKRKEKRRRKVLQKTRVGSPDRYFPKNTVENVVVDEMDIGHSDVNNATVVENQFVNDENENKKSNGIEADSGSKEDNEKLGVVDNFSFDVDDPRYQSKIENNKIEFLVERGPKRVKDVYDTSGLGLYNELVEALKVHGLDIDNIKGQRYNNGSNMKGKNKGVQTRLLKKNLRAFYTPCACHSLNLILSDKAHCYSKAVFFFGVLQRKYSLFSASTKRWKIFTDHVQGLTVKSLLEICWESRVESVKAIRYQAPQIKEALNYLVNSSENAKTRSDAETLATYNLQNFRFLLGMDYREVGFQEAMVETTEIANKMEVEPICVKKRVVHRKRQVDESTGEDVTQSAEENFKNNYLLYIIDQVISSFGIRFQQLQSFEENFGILWKFEKLKSIESEKLRTFCDNLANITNYGENSDLNGDDLYEDVCMLRRNFPDGTKSAIDVLTCIKEMEDRYPNAWIDYIILLTIPVTVAYTERSFSKLKLIKCYLCSTMSQERLSGLAMLSIENDMVEKLNYVNLIDIFASKNARRVIFK; encoded by the exons ATGGCTCAGATAAGAAAATACAAGCATGGAGGTGAAAAGAGAAAGGAGAAAAGGAGAAGAAAAGTTCTTCAAAAGACTCGGGTAGGCTCCCCGGACAGGTATTTTCCAAAAAATACAGTAGAGAATGTGGTTGTTGACGAAATGGATATTGGGCATAGTGATGTGAATAATGCTACTGTAGTTGAAAATCAATTCGTGAATGATGAAAATGAGAACAAAAAATCTAATGGTATTGAGGCTGACAGCGGAAGTAAGGAAGATAATGAAAAATTGGGTGTTGTGGATAATTTTTCTTTTGATGTTGATGATCCAAGATATCAGAGTAAAATTGAAAATAATAAGATAGAGTTTTTGGTTGAGAGGGGTCCGAAAAGAGTCAAAGAT GTCTATGATACATCAGGACTTGGATTGTATAATGAACTTGTAGAGGCGTTAAAAGTTCATGGCCTTGATATTGATAATATTAAAGGGCAGAGGTATAACAACGGGTCTAATATGAAGGGAAAGAATAAAGGTGTGCAAACTAGACTACTCAAGAAAAATCTGAGAGCCTTTTACACTCCTTGTGCTTGTCACTCTTTGAATCTAATACTATCTGATAAGGCTCATTGTTATTCCAAGGCTGTGTTTTTTTTTGGGGTGTTGCAGCGAAAATACTCATTATTTTCAGCATCTACAAAGAGATGGAAAATTTTTACTGATCATGTGCAAGGCCTAACTGTTAAGTCATTATTAGAAATATGTTGGGAAAGTCGTGTTGAGAGTGTTAAAGCAATAAGGTATCAAGCTCCGCAAATTAAAGAAGCTTTAAACTACTTGGTGAATAGTAGTGAAAATGCCAAAACAAGAAGTGATGCTGAAACTTTGGCAACCTACAATCTTCAAAATTTTAGATTCTTGTTAGGCATG GATTATAGAGAAGTTGGATTTCAGGAAGCTATGGTTGAAACTACTGAGATTGCCAATAAGATGGAAGTTGAACCGATATGTGTGAAAAAACGTGTGGTTCACAGAAAAAGGCAAGTTGATGAGAGCACGGGTGAAGATGTGACACAATCAGCTGAggagaattttaagaataattatTTACTCTACATTATTGATCAAGTTATTTCATCATTTGGTATCAG GTTTCAACAATTACAAAGTTTTGaagaaaattttggaattttatgGAAATTTGAGAAGTTAAAGTCCATTGAGTCTGAAAAGTTGAGGACCTTTTGTGATAATCTTGCAAACATTACAAATTATGGTGAGAATTCAGATCTTAATGGTGATGACTTGTATGAAGACGTGTGTATGTTGCGCCGAAATTTTCCAGATGGTACAAAGAGTGCTATAGACGTGTTGACATGCATCAAAGAGATGGAAGATAGATACCCAAATGCATGGATTGATTATATAATTCTCCTAACGATACCGGTTACTGTTGCTTATACAGAACGAAGTTTTTCAAAGTTGAAACTGATAAAATGCTACCTATGTTCAACTATGTCTCAAGAAAGGTTAAGTGGCTTAGCTATGTTATCAATAGAAAATGATATGGTTGAAAAACTTAATTATGTAAATTTGATTGATATTTTTGCATCAAAAAATGCAAGACGTGTTAtatttaagtaa